In Kwoniella pini CBS 10737 chromosome 2, complete sequence, a single genomic region encodes these proteins:
- a CDS encoding cyanate hydratase: MMNLPEHNKVLLLAKSLSGLTFEEISKKLDKPEVWTAALFYGQAICQDKETAENLFKVLNSNNNNNDFLEEYNNNYILNNLPKLTKEKFINSLQGIGSEGSLGVKGMVDRDKGMEMPPKDPVLYRLYEVLLVYGYSYKAIIAEKFGDGIMSAIDFRTSVERKKDPKGDRVVITMDGKFLSYSSTEAWKG; the protein is encoded by the exons atgatgaatttaccAGAACATAATAAAGTTTTATTATTAgcaaaatcattatcagGTTTAacatttgaagaaatttcaaaaaaattagataaacCAGAAGTTTGGACTGCAGCATTATTTTATGGTCAAGCAATTTGTCAAGATAAAGAAACTgctgaaaatttatttaaagtTTTAaatagtaataataataataatgattttttagaagaatataataataattatattttaaataatttacctaaattaacaaaagaaaaatttataaattcttTACAAGGTATTGGTTCAGAAGGTAGTTTAGGTGTTAAAGGTATGGTTGATCGTGATAAGGGTATGGAAATGCCTCCTAAA GATCCAGTACTTTATAGATTATATGAAGTATTACTTGTTTATGGATATTCTTATAAAGCTATTATTGCAGAGAAA TTCGGCGATGGAATTATGTCTGCTATTG ATTTCCGAACTTCAgttgaaagaaagaaagatccAAAAGGTGATAGAGTAGTTATAACCATGGATGGAAAG TTTTTGTCTTACTCTTCCACCGAAGCTTGGAAGGgataa